The stretch of DNA GGTGATTCAAGATATGCAGCGAGGGATGCAGGAACCGTTGTTGTTGAAGGTCTAACTGCAGTTTTTGAGGGTCCAGCTAGCCTTTTAGCAGTGtaagttcaattttttatttttatcatgctGCGAAATAAAGATTGAACGTTTCCAATCCTGCCTGGGATTCTGGagaaagatttttttccttgattGTTTCATTCAGTATACAGAGTTTCATTGTTCATCTCAAGAggtatttctcatatattttgaGAGTAGGTGCTATTTAATACTGCCCCTCTTCCAAATTTTACtgatttatgtttttctttatattttaaatttcaggCCTATTATAAGATAGAGATACATCtaggtttttataaaaaagaatgaatcaAACGAATGAAAGTGGAAGAAATGGAGTATAATTATTCATTCTAGCCTCGGTGTTTCtatttatctctaaatttaggttttgtatacaaaaatattatcttcCCTTTGACATTTTTCCTATGCCTTGTTTGCACTACTGGCAGGTATGCAATAGCTACAAGAAAGTCATATAGCTATATACTACAGTTCGCCATTTCTCTGGGCCAGCTTTATGGAACTGCTGTATATTTCCTAACTGCTTATTTGGAAGGTGATAACTTTGCTGCAAGCCCATATTACTACTATGCATACTATATTGGAGCGAATGCCTCATGGGTTGTGATACCCACACTCATTTCCATGCGCTGTTGGAAGAAGATCTGTGCTGCAATCCAGGTCCAAGgccagaaaaaaacaaaagcccGCTGAGGTTGacttctatcatttttcaagaattttgtATTGTTTCAGAATTCAAATTGTGTAAGTGATATATCTTTTAGCAATAAATTTCTCAATTGATGCACTTATATTGGTGATTTAGAATGTTGACTCAAGCTACGATTCAGTTGAATGCCTAGGTAATACATTACCTGTGtcaataacttttttcaaaattaagtgCAATTGCACTACGACTCAGTTGTGTGACTATCATATACATTACCAATAAGTATGCCAAATTACTAAGTTTAGTTATAGATTTCGGCTCAGGATGCATCTTCCTCTGTACAGTTTGCATTCTTAAGGATTTGCATTAGCCTGtagtttttgtttcttggaaaTACTAGGTTTATGTATTCAGAAGTTTAAAAGTAGCCCCTCACTACTATTTGCAGCAGGGGAAACATTCTTCTGCTATTCACCAATGTGTCAATGTGTCCCGACAAGCTTGATGAGGCAAAATATTCAGCTTTACCTTAGGTACCATGCTGTTGAAAGGGAAGCAGAGCTTCCTTTTAAGTTGAACACATCTATATATTTAACATACCTAGAAAATTAGGCCATGTTTTTTAATCATTCAATGATTCATCATTGGTCAAGGACTATATACTGACTAGATTACGATGTTGTCTCTGGATCTCGTCCATGGACATGCCACTATACCGGGGGATTGATGTCGTTCTGCTGAAAATAAAGGGAGCCCGGTACCACCACAACTACCATTGACTTGGCCCTCGCCATCCCAAAGTAGTTCCTATACAAAGGAAGGAACTCCAAAGGAAAGTTTGTGAACACTTTGACCAAAGTTT from Juglans microcarpa x Juglans regia isolate MS1-56 chromosome 3S, Jm3101_v1.0, whole genome shotgun sequence encodes:
- the LOC121257438 gene encoding probable 3-beta-hydroxysteroid-Delta(8),Delta(7)-isomerase produces the protein MEGSFHEHPYVPRDLKLPGFVPVSLSQSTIVGVYGISSLLVVSLVWLFSGRSLKNSNIDRWLMCWWAFTGLTHIILEGYFAFSPEFYRDKTANYLAEVWKEYSKGDSRYAARDAGTVVVEGLTAVFEGPASLLAVYAIATRKSYSYILQFAISLGQLYGTAVYFLTAYLEGDNFAASPYYYYAYYIGANASWVVIPTLISMRCWKKICAAIQVQGQKKTKAR